From the genome of Solibacillus sp. FSL H8-0538:
TTTATCGACAATTTAAAGGCTAGTGGTGAGGACAATAATGCGAAGCTAATTGCGGCGTATTTCAACTTAGCCGGCCTTCCTGCTAAATATGTAAGCCCTAAAGATGGCTTAATCCTCAATGATTTACCTGAACGCACATATGCTCTACCGGAAGCGTATGAAAACTTGAGTAAGCTAGCAGATGAAAAGGAAATTATTATTTTCCCAGGATTCTTCGGATATACAAAAGACGGGGTTTTACGTACATTTGACAGAGGTGGTTCGGATATTACGGGCTCTATTTTAGCGTCAGCAGTTGGGGCAAAGCTTTATGAAAACTTTACGGATGTGGACTGTGTATTTGCAGCTAATCCAAAAGTTGTCAATGACCCGGTAGAAATTAAAGAAATAACTTACCGTGAAATGCGTGAGCTTTCATATGCCGGATTTTCGGTATTCCATGATGAAGCACTAATGCCAGTATACAAACAAGGTATTCCAGTAAATATTAAAAATACAAATAACCCATCAGCACCAGGTACACGTATCGTACCAACGCGTCCAGCAACTGGTCGACCAGTTACAGGTATTTCTGCGGACGGAGGCTTTTCAATCCTTTATGTCTCAAAATATTTAATGAATCGCGAAGTTGGATTTGGCCGACGTTTGCTTCAAATTATTGAAGAAGAAAATATTTCTTATGAGCACACGCCATCTGGATTAGATGATATTTCAGTCATCATGCGTTCAAATCAGTTAACGCCTGAAATTGAAGAGCGAATTGTTCGTAGAGTCCGTGAAGAGCTTTATGCCGATGACGTACATTTCCGTCATGACTTCTCGATGATCGTAATTGTCGGAGAAGGAATGCGCAATAATACGGGGCTTGCTGCTCGTGCGGCAACAGCTATTTCAGCAACAGGTGCAAACATTGAAATGATTAATCAAGGTTCTTCTGAAGTTAGTCTAGTATTCGGTGTTCGCTCAGAGTTTGAAAATCAAATTTTAAAAGCATTATATAGCGAATTTTTCGCAGCAGTTCCATCTGCTTGAAAAGATCAGGTATCCGATTAATTTCGGGTACCTTTTTTTAGTGGTTAAGTAAGTATAAATTTCTTAACCACATAAGAAATGACATCATCTCTCCCTATTTTGGCACGAGATGTGTCTATCTAATTGGAAAACGGGGAATATATTGTACAATAGGTATACTGTACAATAACGGTGAAGAAAAGGAACGACTTTGGCAAGATAAAGAGAGTATTTCTTCTCGTTTTTGGCAATATGTATTATTATCGTGTCGATTATTTTCAAAGCTTGTTGTCACGTTGCTCGTTCGTTTCATACTTGATTTAATAAATGGGGAGCAATATTTCGTACGGTGCATTTTATATAAGTGGAACATTAATTTTTAAAGGGGTAAGTAATGAAAACGTATTTTTACAAGCAAGCGGGAAACATCCGGTCTACGGAGCCGCATACGATAGTAAATGAACAAGGGACAGCCATTGCGACAGTACAGCGCATTTACGATAATGGGTTAAAAAAATTTTTGGACGGTTATTTTGATTACCGTTATTTTTTAAAGTATACGGTGCAAGCGAAAGACGAGGACAAGCAATTTGAAGTAAAGAAAGTATTTCGCCGCGGCAAAGTTTGGTTTGAGGGAAAAGATTTACAAACAAAAACCAAGTATATAATCTCGTATGAAAATTGGCGTATCGGTGTACCAGAATTATTTATTAGTGGTAATGAACTAAAAATGAAAATTGAGAAGGTAATGGAGGGCTGGTCTGAGTTTATCGTAGACGAACAAATTATTGCGCGCTGGAAAGCAGACTATGATGAACAGTCAGATGAGTTTTTCATGACATTAGAAATTGAAGAAGTGAGCCCGCTGCAGGACGTTGGTTTTTTTGTTGGCATCGCACAGGCCGCATTATTTATTGGAGTATAGGGGAGACAGAAAATGAACGTTGTATTTGTTATTACGGAAACGGCAGAAGAAATATTAGAGATGGTGTCACAAGACGTGGCAGGATTACTCGCAGCGGTGAAGGGGGAAAGTGTAACATTCCCTTCTGGCAGTTATACATATGATTGCCATACGCTTGATCACTACTTAGTAGGTGAAGAATATCGTCAGGAGCTTGTCATTTATTTGAAGTAGTTTTGCAGGAACTACGCAGTATTTGTTGAATATATGTTTGTAGTATTTTATGGTGGTGAGTAGAGTGGAACAGTTAAGCCTATTTCAATCAGTCATCGAAGAACAGCAGACGAAATTTCAACTAATGGACCGAGTGAAAGTCATACTAATTGATGAAGCGATTGACAGTGAAGCGCATCATTATAGGAAGTTTTACGAACCGTTTGTCATTCATAAAGTCGGAGAAATTACGAATATCTGTATAAATAAAAAACATGGAGTAACGTATGAAGTCGATATTTATGGCATAAAGTATCTCTTCTTGGAAGAAGAGCTTGTATGGATTGGATGAAAAGGTAGTGGTTCATATTTACTTTGAGTCACCTCCTTTTGTGGCAAAATCAATTGCAGGGAAAAAAGCGCTAATAAAAGCGCTTTTTTTGTTGGGAAAAGGGATAGTGTGTTACTAAAACCCTAAATTGTAAATTATATGTTAAATTTAGTTAACAGAAATGTTAAGATGAATACTTAATGAAATTTCTATTTTGGTGGTGATAGGATGCTAACGATTTTTGGTGGAATTGGTTTGTTCTTACTTGGCATGACCATGTTAACAAATGGACTAAAAGAAATTGCAGGAGATGCACTGAAACGCTGGTTGAATACGTTTACGAAAGGGACCTTTAGCTCAATTATTTCAGGAACCCTGATGACCATACTTGTTCAGTCCTCTACAGCAACTACGCTATTAACGATTGGCTTTGTGAGTGCAGGGCTTTTAACATTTATTCAATCTATTGGTATTATTATTGGTGCCAATATCGGTAGTACGAGTACGGGCTGGATTATTTCATTAATCGGCTTCAAAATTAGCTTACAGGCGATGGCGCTTCCGATTATCGGGGTCGGCGTCTTTATGTCACTAATTGCGCCGATTGATGTGAAGAAATTTGGAGGCGTTTTAGCAGGATTCGGTTTACTCTTTCTAGGGATTGATATGCTGCAACAGGGAATGGGGTCTGCTCAAGACTTAATTGCATTTGATTCGCTTCCGGCTGATTCAATTGTTTCTATTTTCCTGTTAATTATCATTGGGCTTGTTATGACAGTTATTATGCAGGCATCCAGTGCGGCAATGGCTGCTACACTGACCGCTTTATTTGCGGGTGCGATTGATTTTGAGCAAGCAGCGTATTTAGTTATCGGGCAAAATGTCGGCACAACTGCAACGGCGCTATTTGCTGCGATTGGTGCGTCGGTTTCGGCAAAGCGTACTGCAATGACGCACTTACTATTTAACGTAGTGACGGCAATACTAGTGACGCTTATTTTTCCGTATTTTTTACAGCTGACGAAATGGATTACTAAATATATGGCGGGCTCGTTTGACGAGACGCTTGGGCTTGCTATTTTCCATACGTTATTTAGCGTCCTAGGTGCGGTTCTATTCGTGCCATTTATTAAGCCCTTTGCTAATTTCCTAATTAAAATCGTGCCAGAGCGTGAAAATGCTTTAACGCGTAATTTGGATGATAACTTAGTGAAAATGCCGTCAGTGGCGATTGACGTGTCATTCAAGACATTGCGTGACATCATGATCGAATTAACAAATGCTCTACATCATTTAATGGCAGCAAAAAAGGTGACAGTTGAGTATGAGAAGAAGATGCTTGAAGTGGAAGAAGCAATAGATATTACACGACAGTTTTTAGACGGTGTTCTTGTAACATCAACACGTGAACGTCAAAAGCTAATTTCGATTCTTCATACATTGGATCACTTATCGCGTCTCATTAAAGTACTGCGCGAACAGCAAAAGGTGGAGGCCATTTATTTGCAGGAGAAATTGATGCAGGAATGGCATATAATTTTAACAAGTATTCAAGAAAGCTTGCTAGATGAAGATAAAATATTGGATATTTCGATTCTGTTGGAGCAAACTTCCCAGCAAATGGCACAAGAACGTCGTGAACGCCGAAATCTATACTTCGAACGCTCTGTAGCGAACGAAACGCAGCTTGAAGTAGCTGTTTCAAAGGTAGAAGCACTACTATGGATTGACCGTCTTGTATACCATTACTGGCGTGCAACTGCGCGTATGGCAGAGTTCCAAGCAATTAATGAAGAATAAAATTAAAAGGGGTAGCGCCAAAAGCGAGAATTTTCACTTTTGGCGCTACCTTTACTTCATCACCTCCAGCAATGACATTCCAAGTCGCTTTCGCAATAATGGATTTTCTTTCTTCATGATTCACTATTTTATGCATAGGAGAATTATTTATAAATTGTGGTATTATTTTAGTGCAGGTGTATTAAAAAGGAGAGTTAACGATGATTTGGTGGATAATTACTGCAGAAATAGCTTTTTGGATTGCGATCATTGCTGGTTTATTTACACGTTACATATTGAAATGGCATAAGGTGAGTATTGTATTATTTTTATTAACACCATTAATTGATTTAGCGCTAATAGTATTAACGGCTATTGATTTGAAAAAAGGTACGAATGCTTCCGCTGTCCACGGCATAGCTGCAATTTATATTGGAATTTCTATCGCCTATGGTAAAACAATGATTGCTATGGCAGACGAAAAATTTCAAACGTGGGTGTTGAAAAAGAAAAGTAATAAAGTGCGCCTAAAAGGAAAAGAAAAAGGTGTGTATGAAGTGAAAATGTGGGCGAGACATATCGCTGCTTATATTATTGGCGTTTCTTTGCTATGGCTAATGATTCAATTTATCGGGCAGCAAGGAGATACTCTAGCGCTTTATGGTGTGATAAAGTGGTGGGGACTAGTACTATTAATCGATGGGGCCATCAGTCTCTCGTATATTTTATTTCCAAAAGGAGTAAAAAGATAAACATGAGGGACATATAATAATTAGAGAAATGGTATTAAGGTGGCTAAAAATTATTAACATGGGACTTTTTTGCTAGTTCAGCCGTAGGGATAGTTAGCTTATAAAAAAGGAGCCAGACATCATTAGAAATCAAAATTTAGGCCTTGTGTTAAAGCATTTTATGTTTATGTGGATGTTGACAGCTGTTGGTCTGTTTATTGGTACAATGCTTCCACCGTCTATTATATTACCAATTTCCATTATTACTATTATTCTTCTTATCGTTGTAATTTTTGTGCGAAATGTGCGGTTGGCGAATTCAATTATGTATGCGATTCCATTATTAGTCGGGATTACACTATTTTGGACAACACAGTTTTATATGAATGAGTTAGGAAGTACGCTTGTCTTTAGTGTATTTGTCGGGACGATTGTGATATTTATACTACTGGGATTTGTCGGAATGCACATTAAGGATATTTCAGGTATCGGTGGTTACTTATTCGGCGCTCTTATTGTCATCATCGTATTTTCTGTGCTCTTTATATTCATTCCAGTGGGCAATACAGCCTCATTACTGCTTGCAGGGGCGACGATTCTCGTATTCACACTTTATACCGTGTATGATTTTAATCAAATTCGTCATAATCATGTAGGGGAAGATCAAGTTGTGGGAGTGGCGTTAAGCCTATATTTAGACTTTATTAACCTTTTCAGAAATATCCTTGAGATTATTTGGCGTTTAAAAGATTAATAATAGTAGTAATTTAGACAATAAAAAATCGTCCGTACATGTGCAAAATTTTTGCGCATGTGTGGACGATTTTTTTATTTACGCTGCTGTCGCTCTAGCTTTAATCCTTTATAGCGAATAATCATGCCAATTATGACAAATACCCAACCAATTGCCATGAACGCGTACTCAAGCGCCTGATTTCCTTCAGGTAGTACGTTGAAAATCGCTATACAGACGACAACAATGCCAGAAAACGAAACTAAAAGTCCTGCCATTACTAAACTCATACGTGTCACCTCTCGCCAAATTTTATCACTAGTCGCAAAGCAAAAGCAAGATGATAGGAGCTTTGTGAACTTCAAAGTGAAAAATATCCATTTAGTGATTGGCGTCTTATTTTTATAGCATTATACTATAGTGATAGGAGTTCCGTAAATTTAATAATGATAGAGGTGCGCAAAATGAATATTCAGCCCATTTCGAGAACATTGTATAAACACTTTCATAATTTTTCTGGAGAGGAGGCATTTTTGCAAGCAAATATTAAGTCGGCCGTGCTTTTTTCCATGCGTTGTAAATGTTCAACACTAAGGAAAGCATCAGAATTCCTATTATTCCAAAGATGAAGTTACGTTCAAGCTGCATATTGGCCATATCGAATACATTCGCCAAGTATACGATGAAATCAGGGTTGAAAAAAGTTGAACTACTGACAAGGCCAATAAAAATTACTGTAGCCATTATTTCATAGAATGTCTCAAATAATGCGAGTTTCTTTGTCCATTTTCCTTGTAATAGCTTATAGAAAGATAGAGCTACTTGGACGAGCAAAACAATTACAACGGGAATCGACCAGGCCATTAATGACTCCTGATTTAATGCAGGCATGACAAAAAGTAATTCACCATCAATGGTTTCATAAATACCAATTAATTTTTCTGCATTAAAATAAATGGTAGCCCAAACAGCAGTCCCCAAAAAACTACCATAAATGTGGGATTTAGAAATGCGTTTTTCCACTGCTATTAGTTCAACATCTTTCAAATGATTAGGTGTCCATTCTTCAAAATTCATCGTTAGTGGCTCCGATTTTTTTGAAGAGGATACACGTTCTAAAATCGCAAAAATAATCGTAAGCCAACAAAATACTTGTACCGCTACGGATACAGCTCGCGAAATCCCATTGCTTATAAATAGTACGAACGTATTTACAATAGAGCTATTAAGTTCGAGGTTAAAAAAAGAGGTCACTAGTAAAGTAATCAACGAAATTGTTATTGCAATCGGTACAATTAGTTTCAATAACGATACATATAAATCAAAGTAACGCGGCCCGATTAAGTGCATGTGGCGTCCCGTATAATTACTAGCAACCACAGCCGGATTACCTAATTTACTTAATACGTGGCGTAAATCTTCCTCAGAATATTCCTCTGGTAGCATATCTTTAATTGTTGCACGCAGTTCATGGCCAATCTTTTTTCGTTTGTTCCCTGGAAGGCGGCGCTGTACTTCTTGTATATACTTATCAATTAAATCCAATTGCTTTCCCCCTTTAAAAGGTCACTTAGTGGCATAAAGTTAACACCCTCTTGCAATCTATGAAAGTTTCTGTACTGTTATTTTATGTAAATTAATGTATGGATACAATCAAAATGAAATCTTTTATTCATCTAAAAATAAGAATAAACAGGTAATAAAAGTTTAGTGAACAAGCTTCTCGAATCTTTGTTTGAGAAGCTTTAAGGTTAATCGTTTCCAAACCTCGCTTTGGAAAGGTTTCTTAAAAGTTTTCATAATATTGAAAAAACAAATGTTATAATTAGGAAGAAGGGAGAGATGTGAATGACGTCCATTCAACTTATTACACCTACGCTTGCGTATAAATCACAAATAAATGCTTATAAAGATGAATTTCCATACAGTCCAAATGGAATTGAAGGTAGTTCGCAGCTTGTTCTAGCAAATAGTATAGAGGATTGGCTTAATCAAGTTGAAAATAATCGACATTGGGATACTGTACAACAAGGGTGGATGCCAGCAGAGTAGTACATAGCAATCGATACGAAAAATAATACAATTGTGGGAATGCTTAATTTACGAAAGGAAATAAAAGACAATTTATTAAATTATATTGGTCATATTGGCTACTCAATTGCACCAAGCAAAAGACGTCAAGGACTGGGTACCATAATGTTACAGCTTGCTTTAATAGAGGTAAAAAACCTTGGATTAGATAGGGTGCTCGTAACATGCACAGATGACAATATTGCTTCAGCTGGAGTAATTGAAAATAACGGTGGCGTATTAGAAAATAAATGCGTAGACCCTGGTGACCAAAAATTAACAAGAAGATATTGGATTGAATTGTAAGAATTCTTTTATGCATAACCAGACATACAACTTAGAAAAAAGGTTCCCAAATCAGTGGATAAAAAACCATTCATTTCATCTGTAAATGTGATTCGTAATAACGCTCACAAATATTCGGTATCAGCTATGTGTGCCGTCTTCAATCTGCCTACAAGCACATATTATTATCACGCTGATATTTCTCGTAAACGTGCACAAAAAGTCGAAGATACAATGATTTTAAAGGAAATAGCCTGTATTTTTAAAGAAAGTCGCAATAATTATGGCACACGTAAAATCAAGAAAGAATTGACGAGATTGCCTGAACCAAAACAGGTTTCACGTCGCCGAATTGGGCTCTTGATGATTGAACTAGGACTGGTTTCAATTTATACGGTGGCACAATTTAAACCACATAAATCAAGTTGTAATGAAGCACCCGTAAAAAATGAATTACAGCGTCTATTCAAGCAGGATGAGCAATTAGCGGTCATCGTCAGTGATGTAACCTACGTTCGTGTCGGAAAAAGTGGCACTATGTATGCTTATTTGTAGATCTTTTCAACCGTGAAATCATCGGCCATAGTGCTGGTGAAAATAAAATGGCAGAGCTGGTACATCAAGCCATTGCGCGTATCAAGGCTAATTTAATGACGTCAAAATGTTTCATACAGATCGTGGAAAAGAGTTTGATAACAAGCTGATTTCATAGGTGCTTGAAGCATTTGGTATCTAGCGATCACTTGCATGAAGGGTTGTCCTTACGATAACGCCGTGGCTGAAGAGACGTTCAAAGTATTTAAAACAGAATTCGCTAATCAAGCCCACTTCACCTCTCATGAACAACTCGCCTTGAACTTGGCGATTATGTTCATTGGTACAACAATATCCGAATTCACGGAACACTGGGCTATTTAACACCAGTGGAATTCAAACAACAGACCTCATAATTTTTGTCCAGTTTAGTGTTGATATTCCAGTTAATGGTATTGCAACTTGAGTTCATATAAAAGAAGAGGGAGAAAATGAAAAATATAAACTCTAAGGAAATAAGTTTGATTAAAGTTTATCTATGGGCTATTTCCTTTATAAGGCCATATTTAAGTAAAGTGTTACTACTAATTATTTGTGGATTAATTATCTCTGTAAGCGAACTAATCATTCCAAAAATGTTTGGATATTTTATCGACGATGTTTTAAAAAATAAGAAAATAAATTTATTTGTTTATTGTTTGTTCGCAATATTATTAATATTATTGCTAAAATTAATCGCTACAGCTGCGAAAGAATATTTGCAACGATACATTCAGGAAAATAGTGTGAGAGATTTACAGTGGAATATTGTGACGAAATTACGAATTCTTGGTGTCAGTTATCTGGAAAAGAACTCTACTGGGAAAATACTCGCCTTAGTAAACACTGAAGTTGCGGCATTACAAGAATTGTATAGAAGATATTTTCCTGAAATTATACAACATATTTTATTTGTTTTTATTTCTGTTTATTTCATGTTAGATATCAGTCTTTATTTAAGTATATCTATAATACCTTGCTTTTCCCTCTACTATTTATTCGGTCCAAAGATTGAAAAGAAAGCTTCGAATATTGCAAAAAAACTAGCAGGTAGTCAAATAAATTTAGGACAAAAATATTATGAAAGTGTCTCTTTACTCAAAGAACTGAATGTGTTTAATAGCTTTGAGTGGGATTTACATAAAACATTAACAGAGGTAGAGAACAATGCAAATTTATATTCGAAGCGATATTGGTATGCATATTTAAGAGGATCGATTCGTCGTTTTACTTATTACTTTGGCGCAATTATTCTTATTTTATTAGGTAGTTTTTTAATAAAAGAAGGTACTATAACTGCAGGGGAATTTGTTTCATTTTTACTATTATATTTAGTAACGATGCATAAATTAACATCAATCATTACTCTTTTAACGGAGCAAAAAATGCTAATGTTTCAAGCGAGTAAACTATATGAATTTACTCATTTAGAACCAACTATTAAAGAAAAGGAAGGGGCTATCCATTTAAATAAGGTAGAAGGAAATATCAATTTTGAAAATGTCTCCTTTTGTTATACTCCTAATAATCCGATATTAAAAGATTTAAGTTT
Proteins encoded in this window:
- a CDS encoding aspartate kinase; amino-acid sequence: MIVCKFGGTSVASAEQIKKVANIVKSNPERKIVAVSAPGKRSGDDIKVTDLLIELADAALNNGNVEEKIHTVVSRYQAIAEGLGLDQLICDVIAQDLRGRVAGDQSNHELFIDNLKASGEDNNAKLIAAYFNLAGLPAKYVSPKDGLILNDLPERTYALPEAYENLSKLADEKEIIIFPGFFGYTKDGVLRTFDRGGSDITGSILASAVGAKLYENFTDVDCVFAANPKVVNDPVEIKEITYREMRELSYAGFSVFHDEALMPVYKQGIPVNIKNTNNPSAPGTRIVPTRPATGRPVTGISADGGFSILYVSKYLMNREVGFGRRLLQIIEEENISYEHTPSGLDDISVIMRSNQLTPEIEERIVRRVREELYADDVHFRHDFSMIVIVGEGMRNNTGLAARAATAISATGANIEMINQGSSEVSLVFGVRSEFENQILKALYSEFFAAVPSA
- a CDS encoding tubby C-terminal domain-like protein, producing the protein MKTYFYKQAGNIRSTEPHTIVNEQGTAIATVQRIYDNGLKKFLDGYFDYRYFLKYTVQAKDEDKQFEVKKVFRRGKVWFEGKDLQTKTKYIISYENWRIGVPELFISGNELKMKIEKVMEGWSEFIVDEQIIARWKADYDEQSDEFFMTLEIEEVSPLQDVGFFVGIAQAALFIGV
- a CDS encoding thymidylate synthase, which encodes MNVVFVITETAEEILEMVSQDVAGLLAAVKGESVTFPSGSYTYDCHTLDHYLVGEEYRQELVIYLK
- a CDS encoding Na/Pi cotransporter family protein — protein: MLTIFGGIGLFLLGMTMLTNGLKEIAGDALKRWLNTFTKGTFSSIISGTLMTILVQSSTATTLLTIGFVSAGLLTFIQSIGIIIGANIGSTSTGWIISLIGFKISLQAMALPIIGVGVFMSLIAPIDVKKFGGVLAGFGLLFLGIDMLQQGMGSAQDLIAFDSLPADSIVSIFLLIIIGLVMTVIMQASSAAMAATLTALFAGAIDFEQAAYLVIGQNVGTTATALFAAIGASVSAKRTAMTHLLFNVVTAILVTLIFPYFLQLTKWITKYMAGSFDETLGLAIFHTLFSVLGAVLFVPFIKPFANFLIKIVPERENALTRNLDDNLVKMPSVAIDVSFKTLRDIMIELTNALHHLMAAKKVTVEYEKKMLEVEEAIDITRQFLDGVLVTSTRERQKLISILHTLDHLSRLIKVLREQQKVEAIYLQEKLMQEWHIILTSIQESLLDEDKILDISILLEQTSQQMAQERRERRNLYFERSVANETQLEVAVSKVEALLWIDRLVYHYWRATARMAEFQAINEE
- a CDS encoding Bax inhibitor-1/YccA family protein, with protein sequence MLKHFMFMWMLTAVGLFIGTMLPPSIILPISIITIILLIVVIFVRNVRLANSIMYAIPLLVGITLFWTTQFYMNELGSTLVFSVFVGTIVIFILLGFVGMHIKDISGIGGYLFGALIVIIVFSVLFIFIPVGNTASLLLAGATILVFTLYTVYDFNQIRHNHVGEDQVVGVALSLYLDFINLFRNILEIIWRLKD
- a CDS encoding GNAT family N-acetyltransferase; the encoded protein is MDTKNNTIVGMLNLRKEIKDNLLNYIGHIGYSIAPSKRRQGLGTIMLQLALIEVKNLGLDRVLVTCTDDNIASAGVIENNGGVLENKCVDPGDQKLTRRYWIEL
- a CDS encoding ABC transporter ATP-binding protein codes for the protein MKNINSKEISLIKVYLWAISFIRPYLSKVLLLIICGLIISVSELIIPKMFGYFIDDVLKNKKINLFVYCLFAILLILLLKLIATAAKEYLQRYIQENSVRDLQWNIVTKLRILGVSYLEKNSTGKILALVNTEVAALQELYRRYFPEIIQHILFVFISVYFMLDISLYLSISIIPCFSLYYLFGPKIEKKASNIAKKLAGSQINLGQKYYESVSLLKELNVFNSFEWDLHKTLTEVENNANLYSKRYWYAYLRGSIRRFTYYFGAIILILLGSFLIKEGTITAGEFVSFLLLYLVTMHKLTSIITLLTEQKMLMFQASKLYEFTHLEPTIKEKEGAIHLNKVEGNINFENVSFCYTPNNPILKDLSFNIKSGEKIAFVGESGCGKSTIAKLITRFYDCNSGTISIDSNPINLLSLGTIRQSIGIVFQDVYIFGSTIKENILFGNPYASEEEIIEASKAAHLHDYIMELPDQYNTKVDEKGVTLSGGLKQRVGLARLFIMNPSIVLMDEPTSALDNITEKNIQKSLDNFLVGKTVITIAHRLSTIRNYDHIYVLDNGKITESGSHGDLLAKNGLYKKFIIQTKEAGLL